A single region of the Penaeus monodon isolate SGIC_2016 chromosome 18, NSTDA_Pmon_1, whole genome shotgun sequence genome encodes:
- the LOC119584329 gene encoding uncharacterized protein LOC119584329 isoform X2, which yields MIKALTLMAAVATASALPPRYFIDVSCQEAENVTLCEADLQVCKDVFSADKVGELRRHIYKSCLDENGLDHLDDVDPEILFTPTDSEALSLFGSEETQQAVRNCVLQKLVLPDDAVDTEPFLEKLTFALNDTRPDILERLLDTAESCSIENIDEWKTCVLLGCVQEESTTPVPTTIAPEE from the exons ATGATCAAAGCCTTGACCTTGATGGCTGCAGTGGCTACTGCTTCTGCTCTTCCTCCCAGATATTTTATAG ATGTATCGTGTCAAGAAGCTGAGAATGTGACCTTGTGTGAGGCCGAC CTTCAGGTTTGCAAGGACGTCTTTTCAGCCGACAAGGTAGGGGAACTTAGGAGACATATATACAAGAGTTGCCTGGACGAGAACGGTTTGGACCATCTGGATGACG tgGACCCCGAGATCCTCTTCACTCCCACAGACTCCGAGGCGCTTTCGCTTTTTGGAAGCGAGGAGACGCAACAGGCCGTGAGGAATTGCGTCCTTCAGAAACTG GTGTTGCCTGACGATGCAGTAGACACAGAACCTTTCCTGGAGAAGCTGACTTTCGCCCTTAACGACACCCGTCCTGACATCCTGGAGCGCCTTCTTGACACAGCAGAGTCCTGCTCGATCGAAAAC ATTGATGAGTGGAAGACGTGCGTCCTCCTGGGATGTGTTCAAGAGGAGTCCACGACGCCTGTGCCAACGACCATCGCTCCAGAAGAGTGA
- the LOC119584329 gene encoding uncharacterized protein LOC119584329 isoform X1, with the protein MIKALTLMAAVATASALPPRYFIDVSCQEAENVTLCEADLQVCKDVFSADKVGELRRHIYKSCLDENGLDHLDDVDPEILFTPTDSEALSLFGSEETQQAVRNCVLQKLQVLPDDAVDTEPFLEKLTFALNDTRPDILERLLDTAESCSIENIDEWKTCVLLGCVQEESTTPVPTTIAPEE; encoded by the exons ATGATCAAAGCCTTGACCTTGATGGCTGCAGTGGCTACTGCTTCTGCTCTTCCTCCCAGATATTTTATAG ATGTATCGTGTCAAGAAGCTGAGAATGTGACCTTGTGTGAGGCCGAC CTTCAGGTTTGCAAGGACGTCTTTTCAGCCGACAAGGTAGGGGAACTTAGGAGACATATATACAAGAGTTGCCTGGACGAGAACGGTTTGGACCATCTGGATGACG tgGACCCCGAGATCCTCTTCACTCCCACAGACTCCGAGGCGCTTTCGCTTTTTGGAAGCGAGGAGACGCAACAGGCCGTGAGGAATTGCGTCCTTCAGAAACTG CAGGTGTTGCCTGACGATGCAGTAGACACAGAACCTTTCCTGGAGAAGCTGACTTTCGCCCTTAACGACACCCGTCCTGACATCCTGGAGCGCCTTCTTGACACAGCAGAGTCCTGCTCGATCGAAAAC ATTGATGAGTGGAAGACGTGCGTCCTCCTGGGATGTGTTCAAGAGGAGTCCACGACGCCTGTGCCAACGACCATCGCTCCAGAAGAGTGA